In Serratia marcescens subsp. marcescens ATCC 13880, a single genomic region encodes these proteins:
- the gstA gene encoding glutathione transferase GstA: MKLFYKAGACSLSPHIVLREAGLDFTAEKVDLAQKKTESGADYLAINPKGQVPALLLDDGSLLTEGVAIVQYLADRVPDRNLIPAAGTLSRYHAIEWLNYIATELHKGFSPLFNPKTPEEYKTIARAKLEQQFSYLDSVLAKQHFLLGSRFSVADAYLFTVLRWAFALQFDVRKHAHLAAWFDRVAARPAVDAALNAEGLK, translated from the coding sequence ATGAAACTGTTCTATAAAGCCGGCGCCTGTTCGCTGTCCCCGCATATCGTGCTGCGTGAGGCAGGGCTGGATTTTACGGCGGAGAAGGTCGATCTGGCGCAGAAGAAAACCGAGAGCGGCGCCGATTACCTCGCCATCAACCCCAAGGGACAGGTCCCGGCGCTGCTGCTGGATGACGGCAGCCTGCTGACCGAAGGCGTGGCGATCGTGCAATATCTGGCGGACCGCGTGCCGGATCGCAACCTGATCCCGGCGGCGGGCACCCTGTCGCGCTACCACGCGATCGAATGGCTGAACTACATTGCCACCGAGCTGCACAAAGGATTCAGCCCGCTGTTCAACCCGAAAACGCCCGAGGAATACAAAACCATCGCGCGCGCCAAGCTGGAGCAGCAGTTCAGCTATCTGGATTCGGTGCTGGCGAAGCAGCACTTCCTGTTGGGAAGCCGTTTCAGCGTGGCTGACGCCTACCTGTTCACCGTGCTGCGCTGGGCATTCGCCCTGCAGTTTGACGTGCGCAAGCACGCCCATCTGGCGGCCTGGTTCGATCGCGTTGCGGCGCGCCCGGCGGTGGATGCGGCGCTGAACGCCGAAGGATTGAAGTAA
- the dapA gene encoding 4-hydroxy-tetrahydrodipicolinate synthase, which produces MASFSGIWVAMVTPFNHDAVDLPAVQRLARHLLDAGIDGLVVCGSTGEAAALSKEEQLAVLDAVLEVAPARQVVMGLSGNNMAATLQMQQAIQLRDIAGVLIPAPYYIRPSQCGLIDYFTQLADASAVPVILYNIPQRTGIAMELATLRRLARHPRITAIKDCGGNPDATMALIADGEIDVMTGEDNLILTTLCLGGTGAISAAAHVHPERFVQLVQQVTAGDLAAARSNFYELLPMIHQMFSFPNPAPVKTALAQQGLIANELRSPMQVAPPALQQQIAATLAQLQPAEAIVG; this is translated from the coding sequence ATGGCCTCATTTTCGGGTATTTGGGTGGCGATGGTTACCCCTTTCAATCACGACGCCGTCGACCTGCCGGCGGTGCAACGCCTGGCGCGGCACCTGCTCGACGCCGGCATCGATGGTCTGGTGGTCTGCGGCTCCACCGGTGAAGCCGCTGCGCTGAGCAAAGAAGAACAGCTGGCGGTGCTCGACGCCGTATTGGAGGTGGCGCCTGCACGCCAGGTGGTGATGGGCCTTTCCGGCAATAACATGGCCGCCACGCTGCAAATGCAGCAGGCCATTCAGCTGCGCGACATCGCTGGCGTGCTGATCCCGGCGCCTTACTACATCCGCCCTTCGCAATGCGGCCTGATCGACTATTTTACCCAGTTGGCCGACGCCTCCGCCGTGCCGGTGATCCTGTACAACATTCCGCAGCGCACCGGCATCGCCATGGAGCTGGCCACGCTGCGCCGGCTCGCTCGCCATCCGCGCATCACCGCCATCAAGGACTGCGGCGGCAACCCTGACGCCACCATGGCGCTGATCGCCGATGGCGAAATCGATGTGATGACCGGGGAAGACAATCTGATCCTCACCACGCTGTGCCTCGGCGGCACCGGCGCCATCTCCGCCGCCGCGCATGTTCACCCGGAACGTTTCGTCCAGTTGGTGCAGCAGGTCACCGCCGGCGATCTGGCCGCGGCGCGCAGCAACTTCTATGAGCTGCTGCCGATGATCCACCAGATGTTCAGCTTCCCGAATCCGGCGCCGGTCAAGACGGCGCTGGCCCAGCAGGGGCTGATCGCCAACGAATTGCGTTCGCCGATGCAGGTGGCGCCGCCGGCGCTGCAGCAGCAGATCGCCGCGACGCTGGCGCAGCTGCAGCCCGCAGAGGCGATCGTCGGTTAA
- a CDS encoding DUF3811 domain-containing protein translates to MKKLTLKEMTESEQREVKTELDKARKSHGRPLTNAEQHKVKDEVVARIMAARAKLAKAERAERKANRYRPSGDTFSWSATIGSRPPR, encoded by the coding sequence ATGAAAAAGTTGACGTTGAAAGAGATGACGGAAAGCGAACAGCGGGAAGTGAAAACCGAATTGGACAAGGCGCGTAAAAGCCATGGCAGGCCGCTGACCAATGCCGAACAGCACAAGGTCAAGGATGAAGTGGTGGCGCGCATCATGGCCGCCAGAGCGAAGCTCGCCAAGGCGGAGCGTGCAGAACGCAAGGCCAATCGCTACCGGCCGAGCGGCGACACTTTCAGTTGGTCCGCCACCATTGGCTCCCGCCCGCCGCGCTGA
- a CDS encoding HD domain-containing protein, with translation MTDFPQQELNVSLPSLTQELLQPFSPYQTLAQTLLPLTLESDDGSHDVAHLHRVWKNCRRISKLEGGDRRILCAAVLLHDAVAVEKNSPQRHLASRMAAEQATLTLARLEWAPADIAAVAHAIEAHSFSAGIPPQTLEAKILQDADRLDAIGLIGVARCFYIGGRMRSALYDAADPRAEHRQYDDKRFSLDHFETKLFKLQDGFQTAAGRQMAEQRTERMRRFVDDLLEEV, from the coding sequence TTGACCGATTTTCCCCAACAGGAGCTGAACGTGTCTTTACCCTCGCTGACGCAAGAGTTGTTACAACCGTTTTCCCCCTACCAGACGCTGGCGCAAACGCTGTTGCCGCTCACCCTCGAATCGGACGACGGTTCGCATGACGTGGCGCACCTGCATCGGGTCTGGAAGAACTGCCGTCGGATCAGCAAGCTGGAAGGCGGCGACCGGCGCATTCTCTGCGCGGCGGTGCTGCTGCACGACGCTGTCGCGGTGGAAAAGAATTCGCCGCAGCGCCATCTGGCCTCGCGCATGGCGGCGGAGCAAGCCACGCTGACGCTGGCCCGGCTGGAATGGGCGCCGGCGGACATCGCGGCGGTGGCTCACGCCATTGAAGCGCACAGTTTTTCCGCCGGCATCCCGCCGCAAACGCTGGAGGCGAAGATCCTGCAGGATGCCGATCGCCTCGACGCTATCGGCCTTATCGGCGTGGCGCGCTGCTTCTATATCGGCGGCCGCATGCGCAGCGCGCTGTACGACGCCGCCGACCCGCGGGCTGAACATCGCCAATACGACGACAAGCGTTTCAGCCTGGATCACTTCGAAACCAAGCTGTTCAAACTGCAAGACGGCTTCCAGACCGCCGCCGGGCGGCAGATGGCCGAACAGCGCACCGAGCGCATGCGGCGCTTTGTCGACGATCTGCTGGAAGAGGTGTAA
- a CDS encoding nuclear transport factor 2 family protein: MPTPLEIVRATYEGSSEENGRNLLAALAPDAEWTEAAGFPYAGTYIGPENIIKNVHQRLGSEWQGYRADVDHFYDAGDNVIAQGFYHGTYRATGKSFSASFAHIYTLRAGKIVKFVQIVDSAKVLEAMQP; this comes from the coding sequence ATGCCAACCCCTCTTGAAATAGTGCGCGCAACCTATGAAGGCAGCTCCGAAGAAAACGGCCGTAATCTGCTGGCGGCGCTGGCCCCCGATGCCGAGTGGACCGAAGCCGCCGGTTTCCCTTACGCCGGTACCTATATCGGCCCGGAGAACATCATCAAGAACGTGCATCAGCGCCTGGGCAGCGAGTGGCAAGGTTACCGCGCCGATGTCGATCACTTTTACGACGCCGGCGATAACGTGATCGCTCAGGGTTTTTATCACGGCACCTACCGGGCCACCGGCAAATCCTTCAGCGCCTCTTTTGCGCATATTTATACGCTGCGCGCCGGCAAAATCGTGAAGTTCGTGCAGATCGTCGACAGTGCTAAAGTGCTGGAGGCGATGCAGCCTTAA
- a CDS encoding nuclear transport factor 2 family protein translates to MNDKTARPQDVVQQQLDAYNARDIEAFMACWADDAQYYEHPDTLLASGKAAIRERHLVRFQEPSLYGERIKRMAVGNMVVDQEVMTRNFPQGRGKMDVIAIYEVEQGRIAKAWFKIGPCVPDEGAL, encoded by the coding sequence ATGAACGATAAAACGGCACGCCCGCAGGATGTGGTTCAACAACAGCTTGACGCCTATAACGCCCGCGACATCGAGGCTTTTATGGCCTGCTGGGCGGACGACGCCCAGTATTACGAACATCCAGACACGCTGTTGGCCAGCGGCAAAGCGGCGATCCGTGAACGGCATCTGGTGCGTTTCCAGGAACCGAGTCTGTATGGCGAACGGATAAAGCGCATGGCGGTAGGCAATATGGTGGTCGATCAGGAGGTGATGACGCGCAATTTCCCTCAGGGGCGCGGCAAAATGGATGTCATCGCCATCTATGAAGTGGAGCAGGGGCGGATCGCCAAAGCCTGGTTCAAGATCGGCCCCTGCGTGCCGGATGAGGGCGCGCTCTAG
- a CDS encoding aminoglycoside phosphotransferase family protein produces MFTPYLQRWQLEQDGKAFETHSSLLMPVRYRGEAAMLKIAREQEERFGGQLMCWWRGEGAALVLAWHDDGILLERAQGEGSLAQLVRDGDDEQATQILCRAIAALHAPREAPLPELIPLQEWFSSLWPAAQAHGGMLRLSATTAAELLSSPREESVLHGDIHHDNVLDFGERGWLAIDPKRLYGERGFDYANIFCNPNYGIATDPAIFQRRVEQVCRLAGLERRRLLQWILAWSGLSAAWFMEDGQAADIDFRVAELAARALDIPLPDGDSGFILPVIERG; encoded by the coding sequence ATTTTTACTCCCTACCTGCAACGCTGGCAACTGGAACAGGACGGCAAAGCCTTCGAAACCCACAGCAGTCTGCTGATGCCGGTGCGTTACCGGGGCGAGGCCGCCATGCTGAAGATCGCCCGCGAGCAGGAGGAGCGCTTCGGCGGCCAGCTCATGTGCTGGTGGCGCGGGGAAGGCGCCGCGCTGGTGCTGGCGTGGCACGACGACGGCATTCTGCTGGAGCGCGCGCAGGGCGAAGGTTCGTTGGCGCAGTTGGTGCGTGATGGCGACGATGAGCAGGCCACGCAGATCCTGTGTCGGGCGATCGCCGCCTTGCATGCGCCGCGAGAGGCACCGCTGCCCGAATTGATCCCGCTGCAGGAGTGGTTCAGCTCGCTGTGGCCGGCGGCGCAGGCGCACGGCGGCATGCTGCGCCTCAGCGCCACAACGGCGGCGGAATTGCTGAGCAGCCCGCGAGAAGAAAGCGTGCTGCACGGCGACATCCACCATGACAATGTGCTCGACTTCGGCGAACGCGGCTGGCTGGCGATCGACCCCAAGCGTTTGTACGGCGAACGGGGCTTCGATTACGCCAATATCTTCTGCAATCCCAACTACGGTATCGCCACCGATCCGGCCATTTTCCAGCGCCGCGTGGAACAGGTGTGCCGGTTGGCCGGGTTGGAGCGCCGGCGCTTGCTGCAATGGATCCTGGCCTGGTCGGGGCTCTCCGCCGCTTGGTTCATGGAAGACGGGCAGGCGGCGGATATCGACTTCCGCGTGGCCGAACTGGCGGCGCGCGCGTTGGATATCCCGTTGCCGGACGGCGATTCAGGGTTCATCCTGCCAGTAATCGAGCGAGGTTGA
- a CDS encoding cupin domain-containing protein, whose product MTEKAALLAQRLIRNVEQVEMKHDRRPPLYDSVGARLGTGTAADKLGASFDCVAPGMRSCPYHFHYAQEEMFIILEGSGTLRVAGEMLPIVSGDVIFIPPGPEYPHQIINTSDAPLKYLSVSTREQPELVMYPDSGKYQAMARSADGEQVRYLQRPSTSLDYWQDEP is encoded by the coding sequence ATGACTGAGAAAGCCGCGCTGTTAGCTCAGCGCCTGATACGCAATGTCGAACAGGTAGAGATGAAACATGACCGGCGGCCGCCGCTGTATGACAGCGTCGGCGCCCGTCTCGGCACCGGCACCGCCGCCGACAAACTGGGCGCCTCTTTCGATTGCGTGGCGCCGGGCATGCGTTCCTGCCCCTACCATTTTCACTACGCTCAGGAAGAAATGTTCATCATTCTGGAAGGCAGCGGTACGCTGCGGGTGGCTGGAGAAATGCTGCCGATCGTCAGCGGGGATGTCATTTTCATTCCCCCGGGCCCGGAATACCCGCACCAGATCATCAACACTTCCGATGCGCCGCTGAAGTACCTGTCCGTCAGCACGCGCGAACAGCCGGAGCTGGTGATGTACCCGGATTCCGGCAAATACCAGGCGATGGCGCGCAGCGCAGACGGCGAGCAGGTGCGCTACCTGCAGCGCCCTTCAACCTCGCTCGATTACTGGCAGGATGAACCCTGA
- a CDS encoding benzoate/H(+) symporter BenE family transporter, whose amino-acid sequence MRPAVTLRHLTLPAVMAGFVAVLVGYTSSAAIIFQAAAAAGATPAQIGGWLSALGIAMGVTSLGLSLYYRTPILTAWSTPGAALLVTSLPGTPINEAIGVFIFASGLILLCGVTGLFARLMDYIPQAISAAMLAGILLRFGLDAFASLQLNFPLSAGMGLAYLLSRRYLPRYAIVLTLAIGLAIAALQGDIQLAQQTPAFAVPEFIAPHFSWPTLLGIGVPFFVVTMASQNAPGIATLQAAGYRVPTSPLIAWTALTALLLAPFGGFSVCIAAITAAICMGPDVHPDPQRRYMGAVAAGGFYLLAGLFGGAIGLLFSALPVALIHTIAGLALLGTIGGSLQRALHDEKQRDAALIAFLITASGVTLLGIGSAFWGIVGGAIAHLLLSLPRRTSEA is encoded by the coding sequence ATGCGCCCTGCCGTCACCCTGCGTCATCTGACCCTGCCCGCCGTCATGGCCGGTTTTGTCGCCGTTCTGGTCGGTTATACCAGCTCTGCCGCCATCATTTTCCAGGCCGCCGCCGCCGCGGGCGCCACGCCGGCGCAGATCGGCGGCTGGCTGAGCGCACTGGGGATCGCAATGGGCGTCACCTCGCTCGGGCTGTCGCTTTACTATCGCACCCCGATCCTCACCGCCTGGTCGACGCCCGGCGCGGCGCTGCTGGTCACCAGCCTGCCCGGCACGCCGATCAACGAGGCGATCGGCGTGTTTATCTTCGCTTCCGGTCTGATCCTGCTCTGCGGCGTCACCGGGCTGTTTGCCCGCTTGATGGACTATATTCCACAGGCGATTTCTGCGGCGATGCTGGCGGGGATCCTGCTGCGTTTCGGGCTGGACGCCTTCGCTTCGCTGCAGCTCAATTTTCCCCTCAGCGCCGGCATGGGGCTGGCCTATCTGCTCAGCCGCCGTTACCTGCCGCGCTACGCCATCGTATTGACGCTGGCGATTGGGTTGGCGATCGCCGCGCTGCAGGGCGATATCCAGCTGGCGCAACAAACGCCGGCGTTCGCCGTGCCGGAATTTATCGCGCCGCATTTCAGCTGGCCGACGCTGCTCGGCATCGGCGTGCCCTTCTTCGTGGTCACCATGGCTTCACAGAACGCCCCCGGGATCGCTACGCTGCAGGCGGCGGGCTACCGTGTCCCCACCTCACCGCTGATCGCCTGGACGGCGCTGACCGCGCTGCTGCTGGCGCCATTCGGCGGTTTCTCGGTATGCATCGCGGCCATTACCGCCGCCATCTGCATGGGGCCGGATGTGCATCCCGATCCGCAGCGGCGCTATATGGGCGCGGTGGCCGCCGGCGGCTTCTATCTGCTGGCCGGTCTGTTCGGCGGCGCCATCGGCCTGCTATTCAGCGCGTTGCCGGTCGCCTTGATCCACACCATTGCCGGGCTGGCGTTGCTCGGCACCATTGGCGGCAGCCTGCAACGCGCGCTGCATGATGAAAAACAGCGCGACGCGGCGCTGATCGCCTTCCTCATCACCGCCTCCGGCGTCACGCTGCTCGGCATCGGTTCTGCCTTCTGGGGGATTGTCGGCGGCGCCATCGCCCATCTGCTGCTGTCGCTGCCGCGGCGAACCTCCGAGGCATAA
- a CDS encoding helix-turn-helix domain-containing protein: protein MQELAGHLAHTLRTLRAQRGWSLTQAAEYTGVSKAMLGQIERGESSPTVATLWKIATGFNVAFSAFLEASPAQQQATLHRYGELPVYDQDNADMRVVPLFPYDRQLGFDMFVIDLAPGALSESSPHEPGVIEHVIVISGRLELAIDGEWHSLAAGEAMRFQADRPHAYRNAGSQTVRIHDLIHYPQS from the coding sequence ATGCAGGAACTTGCCGGCCATTTGGCGCACACCCTGCGCACGTTGCGCGCACAGCGCGGTTGGAGCCTGACGCAGGCGGCGGAATACACCGGCGTCAGCAAGGCGATGCTCGGGCAGATTGAACGCGGCGAGTCCAGCCCGACGGTGGCGACGCTGTGGAAGATCGCCACCGGTTTCAACGTGGCGTTTTCCGCCTTCCTTGAGGCCTCGCCCGCGCAGCAGCAGGCGACGCTGCATCGCTACGGCGAGCTGCCGGTGTACGATCAGGACAATGCCGATATGCGTGTGGTGCCGCTGTTTCCCTACGATCGCCAACTGGGTTTCGACATGTTCGTCATCGATCTCGCGCCGGGCGCGCTCAGTGAATCGTCGCCGCATGAGCCGGGCGTGATCGAGCATGTGATCGTGATCAGCGGCCGGTTGGAATTGGCGATAGACGGCGAGTGGCACAGCCTGGCGGCCGGCGAGGCGATGCGCTTTCAGGCCGATCGGCCGCATGCCTACCGCAACGCCGGTTCACAAACGGTGCGTATCCACGATCTGATCCACTATCCTCAATCCTGA
- a CDS encoding prolyl oligopeptidase family serine peptidase, with the protein MTSLPNSIRLAMAAEGGAAAGDEFLWLEELQGKKALQWVQQENQRTVARFGQGEDFQRIEREVLDILNKDTQIPWVSKRGEYYYNFWQDQANPRGLLRRTTLDEYRKAKPAWETVLDIDALGKAEGKDWVYQGSQPLAPEYRYCLMQLSPDGGDATEIREFDLVAKRFVKDGFNVPVAKSRVSWVDRDTLFIATDFGPGSMTQSGYARIAKRWRRGTPLSAAETLYEAQPEDMAVFAYHDRTPGFERDFVGRSLDFYRRDYFLLMQDGRQKKIDIPADAELDTHREWLLIKPSSDWEVGGKRYPSGALLAANFDDYLAGKRELQLLFTPTAEQALSGYSGTRDHLILSIMDNVVNRLEVLTPQGGSWQRRPLGNPDAISTLSAGGIDEESNAYFLTVSGFLQPTSLYMGNLDGGEATLLKQAPQDFDAAGYQVSQHFARSKDGTRVPYFQIAAKDLKADGSTPTLLYGYGGFEVPLLPGYLGGKAPAWLERGGVYVVANIRGGGEYGPAWHQAALKQNRHRAYEDFAAVAEDLIARKVTSAPHLGARGGSNGGLLVGNMLTLYPQLFGCIVCEVPLLDMQRYTQLSAGASWIAEYGDPSKPEEWAYIKTFSPYHNIQAQTAYPPVLFYTATSDDRVNPAHARKMAARMQAMGYQQAYFYENTEGGHSAAADKQQAAFHSALVSEFMWANLSGKPKSA; encoded by the coding sequence ATGACTTCATTACCCAACAGTATCCGCCTGGCGATGGCGGCGGAGGGCGGCGCGGCCGCCGGCGATGAATTCCTGTGGCTGGAAGAGCTGCAGGGTAAAAAAGCGCTGCAATGGGTGCAACAGGAAAATCAGCGCACCGTGGCGCGTTTCGGCCAGGGCGAAGACTTTCAGCGCATTGAGCGCGAAGTCCTGGATATCCTCAATAAAGACACCCAGATCCCGTGGGTGAGCAAACGCGGCGAGTACTATTACAACTTCTGGCAGGATCAGGCCAACCCGCGCGGCCTGCTGCGGCGCACCACGCTGGACGAGTACCGGAAGGCCAAACCGGCCTGGGAGACGGTGCTGGATATCGATGCGTTGGGCAAGGCGGAAGGCAAGGATTGGGTCTATCAAGGCTCGCAACCGCTGGCGCCGGAATACCGTTATTGCCTGATGCAGCTGTCGCCGGACGGCGGTGACGCCACCGAAATCCGTGAATTCGATCTGGTGGCCAAACGCTTTGTCAAAGACGGTTTCAACGTGCCGGTGGCGAAAAGCCGGGTTTCCTGGGTCGATCGGGACACGCTGTTCATCGCCACCGATTTCGGCCCCGGTTCGATGACCCAGTCAGGCTACGCGCGCATCGCCAAACGCTGGCGGCGCGGCACGCCGCTGAGCGCCGCCGAAACGCTGTACGAAGCGCAGCCGGAAGATATGGCTGTCTTCGCCTATCACGATCGCACGCCGGGTTTTGAGCGTGATTTCGTCGGCCGCAGCCTGGACTTCTATCGCCGTGACTATTTCTTGCTGATGCAGGACGGCCGGCAGAAAAAAATCGACATCCCGGCCGACGCCGAGCTGGATACGCATCGGGAATGGCTGCTGATCAAACCGAGCAGCGACTGGGAGGTGGGCGGCAAGCGCTATCCGTCCGGCGCGCTGCTGGCGGCCAACTTCGATGACTATCTGGCGGGCAAGCGCGAGCTGCAGCTGCTGTTTACCCCAACGGCGGAGCAGGCGCTGAGCGGCTACAGCGGCACCCGCGATCACCTGATCCTCAGCATTATGGATAACGTGGTCAACCGGCTCGAAGTGCTGACGCCGCAGGGCGGCAGTTGGCAACGTCGCCCGCTGGGCAACCCCGACGCCATCAGCACCCTTTCCGCCGGCGGCATCGACGAAGAGAGCAACGCCTATTTCCTGACCGTCAGCGGGTTCCTGCAGCCGACCTCGCTGTACATGGGCAATCTCGACGGCGGTGAGGCGACGCTGTTGAAACAGGCGCCGCAGGACTTTGACGCCGCCGGCTATCAGGTCAGCCAGCATTTCGCACGCTCCAAGGACGGCACCCGCGTGCCGTATTTCCAGATCGCCGCCAAAGATCTCAAAGCGGACGGCAGCACGCCGACGCTGCTGTATGGCTACGGCGGGTTTGAAGTGCCGCTGTTGCCGGGCTATCTCGGCGGCAAGGCGCCGGCCTGGCTGGAACGCGGTGGAGTATACGTGGTGGCGAACATTCGCGGCGGCGGCGAATACGGCCCGGCCTGGCATCAGGCGGCGCTCAAGCAAAACCGCCATCGCGCTTACGAGGATTTCGCCGCCGTGGCCGAAGATCTTATCGCACGCAAGGTGACCTCGGCGCCGCATCTTGGCGCGCGCGGCGGCAGCAATGGCGGCCTGCTGGTGGGCAATATGCTGACGCTGTATCCGCAGCTGTTCGGTTGCATCGTCTGCGAAGTGCCGCTGCTGGACATGCAGCGCTATACCCAGCTTTCCGCCGGCGCGTCGTGGATCGCCGAATACGGTGACCCGAGCAAGCCGGAGGAATGGGCCTACATCAAGACCTTCTCGCCATACCACAACATTCAGGCGCAGACGGCCTACCCGCCGGTGCTGTTCTATACCGCGACCAGCGACGATCGGGTCAACCCGGCCCACGCCCGCAAAATGGCGGCGCGCATGCAGGCGATGGGGTATCAGCAGGCCTATTTCTATGAAAATACCGAAGGCGGGCACAGCGCCGCCGCAGACAAGCAACAGGCGGCGTTCCACAGCGCGCTGGTAAGCGAATTCATGTGGGCCAACCTGAGCGGCAAACCCAAGTCAGCGTAA